A window from Citrus sinensis cultivar Valencia sweet orange chromosome 3, DVS_A1.0, whole genome shotgun sequence encodes these proteins:
- the LOC102623553 gene encoding protein DETOXIFICATION 49-like yields the protein MCQLPSSHSSKCNFNQESNMLSPLTSKNPTTNQENNPNESTHLFLAIKEARRIANIALPMILTGLLLYSRSMISMLFLGRLGDLALAGGSLAIGFGNITGYSLLSGLAMGMETICGQAFGAARYKLLGLTLQRTILLLLLSSIPIAFLWLNMKTILLFCGQEQDIAHEAQIYLLYSLPDLIALSFLHPLRIYLRTQSITLPLTFCATFAIILHIPINYLLVSVLNLGLKGIALSSVWTNFNLVISLILYIMISGVHEKTWGGISLECFREWRSLLNLAIPSCISVCLEWWWYEIMILLCGLLLNPQATVASMGILIQTTSLIYIFPSSLSFGVSTRVGNELGANCPKKAKLAAIIGLSSSFMLGFTALVFTVMVRNIWASMFTQDAEIIALTSMVLPIIGLCELGNCPQTTGCGVLRGTARPKLGANINLGCFYLVGMPVAVWLSFYSGFDFEGLWCGLLAAQGSCVVTMLFVVARTDWDLQAQRAKELTGNATIDDETEAHNKHSSTYCSLV from the coding sequence ATGTGCCAGTTACCTTCCTCTCATTCTTCCAAATGCAATTTCAACCAAGAATCCAACATGCTCTCTCCTTTGACCTCTAAGAACCCAACaacaaatcaagaaaataatcCAAATGAAAGCACCCATTTGTTTCTTGCCATCAAAGAAGCAAGACGCATAGCCAACATAGCCTTGCCAATGATTCTAACCGGCCTTTTACTCTACTCACGCTCCATGATCTCCATGCTCTTCCTAGGCCGCCTTGGCGATCTTGCCTTAGCTGGCGGTTCACTCGCCATCGGATTTGGTAACATCACCGGTTACTCTCTCCTCTCCGGCCTAGCCATGGGAATGGAAACCATTTGTGGCCAAGCTTTTGGTGCTGCCAGATACAAACTTCTTGGTCTGACATTGCAAAGAACTATTCTTTTGCTTCTCTTAAGTTCAATCCCAATAGCCTTTTTGTGGCTAAACATGAAAACGATCCTTCTGTTTTGTGGCCAAGAACAAGATATTGCCCACGAAGCTCAAATTTACCTTCTTTATTCACTTCCTGATCTCATAGCTCTATCTTTTCTACACCCTTTGCGTATATATCTTAGAACCCAATCCATTACCCTGCCTCTAACATTTTGTGCTACTTTTGCAATCATTCTTCACATTCCCATTAACTATCTTCTTGTCTCTGTTCTCAATCTTGGACTCAAAGGCATTGCCTTAAGCTCGGTTTGGACAAACTTCAATCTTGTGATATCATTGATCCTATACATTATGATCTCTGGAGTGCACGAGAAAACTTGGGGAGGGATTTCTTTAGAGTGCTTCAGAGAATGGAGATCTTTATTGAATTTGGCAATCCCGAGTTGCATTTCGGTCTGTCTTGAATGGTGGTGGTACGAGATCATGATCTTGCTATGTGGGTTGTTGCTTAATCCACAAGCAACGGTTGCTTCGATGGGAATTTTGATTCAAACGACGTCGTTGATATACATTTTCCCATCTTCTTTAAGCTTTGGTGTGTCCACAAGAGTTGGGAATGAATTGGGTGCTAATTGTCCGAAGAAAGCAAAACTTGCTGCTATAATTGGCCTTTCATCAAGCTTCATGTTGGGCTTCACAGCATTGGTTTTTACTGTGATGGTGAGGAATATTTGGGCTAGCATGTTCACGCAAGATGCTGAGATTATTGCTTTAACATCAATGGTTCTGCCCATTATTGGACTCTGTGAGCTGGGGAACTGCCCGCAGACGACCGGCTGTGGCGTGCTCAGAGGCACTGCTAGGCCTAAATTGGGAGCAAATATCAACTTGGGTTGCTTTTACCTTGTGGGCATGCCGGTTGCTGTTTGGTTGAGTTTCTATTCTGGGTTTGATTTCGAAGGACTCTGGTGCGGCCTCTTAGCCGCCCAGGGCTCATGTGTTGTAACAATGTTGTTTGTCGTCGCTCGGACCGACTGGGACCTCCAAGCTCAACGAGCAAAAGAGCTCACCGGAAATGCTACTATTGATGATGAAACTGAAGCGCACAATAAGCATTCAAGCACTTATTGTTCActggtttaa
- the LOC127901412 gene encoding uncharacterized protein LOC127901412 has translation MICGSALMEWGSHLARDFRKRMLECRKQLVVLRGCRDCEGVAEFTEARNRYNELLHSHEVFWKQGAKSIWLKEWDKNTCFFHASASTQKRQNSFGKLRKKQGVWCTKSDKNSMLLQPFSATEVKEALFDMHPDKSPGPDSMNPAFYQRFWHIVGEDKPKPELVSDMRPIALCNVLYKIISKMLDNLMKPVLDLIISDFQSAFVLGRAITDNIILSAESMHFLKRKRQGKHGVAALKIDMSKAYDKMEWNFLQAMMLKLGLDVKWVNLIMLCVSTVRYSVIREGKEAGLIVPCRGLRQGDPLSSYLFIICVEGLSALIRRQERLGLLHGLCNLLEVNATTNHGAYLGLPSYIGRKKKKVFQYIRDRVWQRVQGWSSKMLSRAEKEILPKTVALAMPNYAIGVYLLPKELCKDLEGMMNSYWWRNNHQGGKGINWMKWKPLCNPTGSGGLGFKQIHLFNIAMLGKQIWNLLTCPDLLMAKVLKARYYPRKSVLQASLGHNPNFVWRSILASKDVVVHGCKLQVGNGHNISIGNDPWLPDINDGFVSTTLTEELSTAPCCANFIELARARIYCRID, from the exons atgatttgtGGGTCTGCTTTGATGGAGTGGGGAAGTCATTTAGCTCGAGATTTTCGTAAGCGTATGCTGGAGTGTAGAAAGCAATTAGTTGTATTAAGGGGTTGTCGTGATTGTGAGGGTGTGGCTGAATTCACGGAGGCAAGAAATCGTTATAATGAGCTGTTACACAGCCATGAAGTGTTTTGGAAGCAGGGAGCAAAATCGATTTGGCTGAAAGAATGGGACAAGAATACTTGCTTTTTTCATGCCTCTGCTTCAACGCAGAAAAGACAGAACTCTTTTGGGAAACTTCGAAAGAAGCAGGGGGTTTGGTGTACCAAGTCGGATAAG AACTCGATGCTGTTGCAACCTTTTTCTGCCACGGAAGTTAAGGAAGCTCTCTTTGATATGCATCCTGACAAGTCTCCTGGTCCAGATAGTATGAATCCAGCATTTTACCAAAGGTTCTGGCACATTGTTGGTGAGGAT AAACCAAAGCCAGAACTTGTATCCGATATGAGGCCAATTGCATTATGTAATGtgctttataaaattatatctaaAATGCTAGATAACCTTATGAAACCAGTTCTTGATTTGATTATCTCCGATTTTCAAAGTGCCTTTGTCTTGGGTAGAGCCATCACAGATAACATAATACTCTCAGCCGAAAGCATGCATTTCCTAAAGCGGAAGAGGCAAGGAAAGCATGGAGTTGCTGCTCTAAAAATCGATATGTCCAAGGCATACGACAAGATGGAGTGGAATTTCCTTCAAGCGATGATGCTCAAATTGGGGCTTGATGTCAAATGGGTGAACTTGATTATGCTCTGCGTGTCTACAGTCCGCTATAGTGTGATCCGAGAGGGTAAAGAAGCTGGGTTAATTGTTCCTTGCAGAGGTCTCCGCCAAGGAGATCCATTATCTTcgtacttatttattatttgtgtgGAAGGCTTAAGTGCTTTGATTAGAAGGCAGGAAAGACTTGGCTTGCTACATGGG CTGTGCAATCTTCTGGAGGTTAATGCTACTACCAATCATGGAGCATATCTTGGACTCCCATCTTACATTGgcaggaagaagaaaaaggtatTCCAATATATTCGGGATAGGGTCTGGCAGAGAGTTCAAGGCTGGAGCTCGAAGATGCTATCTCGGGCTGAAAAAGAGATCTTACCGAAGACAGTTGCCTTAGCAATGCCTAATTATGCTATAGGTGTTTATCTGTTGCCAAAGGAGTTGTGTAAAGATTTAGAGGGGATGATGAACTCGTATTGGTGGCGCAACAATCACCAGGGGGGCAAAGGAATTAATTGGATGAAATGGAAACCTTTGTGCAACCCAACGGGGAGTGGAGGTCTTGGTTTTAAACAGATTCACTTGTTCAATATTGCGATGCTAGGAAAACAAATTTGGAACTTATTAACCTGCCCTGATTTGCTTATGGCTAAAGTTCTTAAAGCTCGTTATTATCCTCGAAAATCTGTTCTTCAAGCGTCTTTGGGGCACAACCCCAACTTTGTGTGGCGTTCTATTTTAGCTTCTAAGGATGTGGTGGTGCATGGTTGTAAACTGCAGGTTGGTAATGGGCATAATATCTCCATCGGCAATGATCCTTGGCTTCCGGATATCAATGATGGGTTTGTTTCTACAACTCTCACTGAGGAGCTTTCTACAGCtccttgttgtgcaaattttattgaactcgcaagagCACGAatttattgtagaatagactaa